In Streptomyces sp. 840.1, one DNA window encodes the following:
- a CDS encoding Tellurium resistance gives MAFWDNLWPGREAQFESGSAATNSIVLSRRHATVSLTKQGALTGNLRVNLSWRMRTSDIEGRSRQSGRLLRPLRLFKPDVVQAHTQGVVNVDLDLGCMYELADGTKGVVQPLGNLIGDLNAPPYIRLSGDDRFGAPSGETVYVNLDQREQIKRLLFFVYIYDQTPAFDRTHAKVTLYPGNGPRIEIELDERAPQARSCAVFTVENVKDELIVRREVKFVYGFQSELDRLYGYGMQWGRGYKSRT, from the coding sequence ATGGCGTTCTGGGACAACCTGTGGCCGGGGCGGGAAGCACAGTTCGAGTCGGGCAGCGCGGCCACCAATTCGATCGTGCTCTCCCGGCGGCACGCCACGGTCTCGCTGACCAAACAGGGCGCGCTGACCGGCAACCTCCGGGTCAACCTCTCCTGGCGGATGCGCACCTCCGACATCGAGGGCCGGTCGCGGCAGAGCGGCCGGCTGCTGCGGCCGCTCAGGCTCTTCAAGCCCGATGTGGTCCAGGCGCACACCCAGGGCGTGGTCAACGTCGACCTGGACCTGGGCTGCATGTACGAGCTGGCGGACGGCACCAAGGGTGTAGTGCAGCCGCTCGGCAACCTGATCGGTGACCTGAACGCGCCGCCCTACATCAGGCTCAGCGGTGACGACCGCTTCGGCGCGCCGTCCGGCGAGACGGTCTACGTCAACCTCGACCAGCGCGAGCAGATCAAGCGGCTGCTGTTCTTCGTCTACATCTACGACCAGACCCCGGCCTTCGACCGCACGCACGCCAAGGTGACGCTCTACCCGGGCAACGGGCCGCGGATCGAGATCGAGCTGGACGAGCGGGCCCCGCAGGCACGCTCCTGCGCCGTGTTCACGGTGGAGAACGTCAAGGACGAACTGATCGTGCGGCGCGAGGTGAAGTTCGTCTACGGCTTCCAGTCGGAGCTGGACCGGCTGTACGGGTACGGGATGCAGTGGGGACGTGGCTACAAGTCCCGGACGTAG
- a CDS encoding TerD family protein — MTHAMVKGSNVPLDAMAVRAVLRWTPGSGVPDVDASALLLGSDGRVRSDEDFVFYNQPRHPSGLVRRLPKRSLATGLTDTVEADLNALDPTVDQVVIAASSDGASFEQVRDLSIMLFDAAAAGGEPLAVFEIRPETGAETAIICGELYRRGDGWKFRAVGQGYPTGLVGLATAFGISVDETAAPSGPEPASLPPVPAFPPAPAPDPDAQLTVQHQQPAYGYPQPATAPPVPAAPQPAYGYPQPASSQPAYGYPQPAAAAAHAPDPNFVLPPQGPQFIRP; from the coding sequence ATGACGCACGCGATGGTGAAAGGCTCGAACGTCCCACTCGACGCCATGGCCGTACGGGCCGTGCTGCGCTGGACCCCGGGCTCCGGGGTCCCCGACGTGGACGCCTCCGCCCTGCTGCTCGGCTCCGACGGCCGCGTGCGCTCGGACGAGGACTTCGTCTTCTACAACCAGCCGCGTCACCCCTCCGGCCTGGTACGACGGCTACCGAAGCGGAGTCTCGCCACAGGGCTGACGGACACCGTCGAGGCCGATCTGAACGCGCTCGACCCCACGGTCGACCAGGTGGTCATCGCCGCGTCGTCCGACGGAGCCTCTTTCGAACAGGTGCGCGACCTGTCGATCATGCTCTTCGACGCGGCGGCTGCGGGCGGTGAGCCGCTCGCCGTGTTCGAGATCCGGCCGGAGACCGGCGCGGAGACCGCGATCATCTGCGGCGAGCTGTACCGGCGCGGGGATGGCTGGAAGTTCCGGGCCGTGGGACAGGGCTACCCGACCGGTCTGGTCGGGCTGGCCACCGCGTTCGGCATCTCGGTCGACGAGACTGCCGCGCCGTCCGGGCCCGAGCCGGCCTCGCTGCCGCCCGTGCCGGCCTTCCCGCCCGCACCGGCCCCCGACCCGGACGCGCAGCTCACCGTGCAGCACCAGCAGCCCGCGTACGGCTATCCGCAGCCGGCCACGGCCCCGCCCGTGCCCGCCGCGCCGCAGCCCGCCTACGGCTACCCCCAGCCGGCCTCCTCGCAGCCCGCCTACGGCTATCCGCAGCCCGCGGCGGCGGCAGCACACGCGCCGGACCCGAACTTCGTCCTGCCGCCGCAGGGGCCGCAGTTCATACGCCCCTGA
- a CDS encoding HpcH/HpaI aldolase/citrate lyase family protein — MRHFGHVAPAVRDDLFFRQPSAFDADAPARTLSAALGATLYSPATRPKLADDVIKQAGRGVVSMVLCLEDSIDDSEVAGAEENLVGQFAELAARGGELPLLFIRVREPHQITDLVRRLGDSARLLSGFVLPKFTQERGVPFMEALAKAESLGGRRLFAMPVLESPELLHLETRREVLRKIAATVGSYRDRVLALRLGVTDFCSAYGLRRAPDMTAYDVRIVGDVIADVVNVLGRADGTGFTITGPVWEYFRLQERMFKPQLRRSPFLEGRAEELRTALIEHDLDGLLREIELDRANGLLGKTCIHPSHVAPVHALSVVSHEEFSDAQDILRPESGGGGVLRSAYTNKMNEVKPHRAWAERTLQRAEVFGVAREDVGFVDLLAASLAE, encoded by the coding sequence ATGCGTCATTTCGGGCATGTTGCGCCGGCTGTCAGGGACGACCTGTTCTTCCGGCAGCCGAGCGCCTTCGACGCCGACGCGCCGGCCCGGACGCTTTCGGCCGCGCTGGGAGCCACCCTCTACAGCCCCGCCACCCGGCCGAAGCTCGCCGACGACGTCATCAAACAGGCCGGCCGGGGCGTCGTCTCCATGGTGCTGTGCCTGGAGGATTCGATCGACGACTCCGAGGTGGCCGGCGCCGAGGAGAACCTGGTCGGACAGTTCGCGGAGCTCGCCGCGCGCGGCGGTGAACTGCCGCTGCTCTTCATCCGGGTCCGCGAGCCCCACCAGATCACCGACCTGGTGCGCAGGCTCGGCGATTCCGCTCGTCTTCTGTCCGGTTTCGTACTTCCGAAGTTCACGCAGGAGCGTGGCGTGCCCTTCATGGAGGCGCTCGCCAAGGCCGAGAGCCTCGGCGGCCGGCGGCTCTTCGCCATGCCCGTGCTCGAATCGCCCGAGCTGCTCCATCTGGAGACCCGGCGGGAAGTCCTCCGCAAGATCGCCGCCACCGTCGGCTCGTACCGGGACCGGGTACTCGCGCTGCGCCTCGGCGTCACCGACTTCTGCTCGGCGTACGGACTGCGCAGGGCGCCCGACATGACGGCGTACGACGTGCGGATCGTCGGCGACGTCATCGCGGACGTGGTCAACGTACTGGGCCGGGCCGACGGCACGGGCTTCACGATCACCGGACCGGTGTGGGAGTACTTCCGGCTCCAGGAGCGGATGTTCAAGCCGCAGCTGCGCCGCAGCCCCTTCCTGGAGGGCCGGGCCGAGGAGCTGCGCACCGCGCTGATCGAGCACGACCTGGACGGCCTGCTGCGGGAGATCGAGCTGGACCGGGCCAACGGCCTGCTCGGCAAGACCTGCATCCACCCGTCGCACGTCGCACCCGTGCACGCACTGTCGGTGGTCAGTCACGAGGAGTTCAGCGACGCCCAGGACATCCTGCGGCCGGAGAGCGGGGGTGGCGGCGTGCTGCGGTCCGCGTACACGAACAAGATGAACGAAGTGAAGCCGCACCGGGCCTGGGCCGAGCGCACCCTGCAACGGGCCGAGGTCTTCGGAGTGGCCAGGGAAGACGTCGGCTTCGTGGATCTGCTGGCCGCGAGCCTCGCGGAATGA